One window of the Peptococcaceae bacterium genome contains the following:
- a CDS encoding aldehyde ferredoxin oxidoreductase family protein, translating into MSMPGGYMGKVLFVDLTSNAYEERALTEDIYREFIGGYGLGVRVLYERMKAGADPLGPQNILGFVAGTLTGTRCHGAGRFNVVAKSPLTNGWGDSSCGGNFGPVLKSTGYDGVFITGRAKKPVYLWITDGAVEIRDAGHLWGKDSSDAEDMIKQEVDSGAAVALIGQAGENRSKIAAIMHDYGRAAGRSGLGAVMGSKLLKAVAVKGSRQVPVADESAYREVLARMGEDIKTRTRLANNIGKLGTVGIYLKNIAIQDAPIQNWKGIAEEVYPLEKASNLGGDVYLQYMKRKYACAQCAIVCGAILEMKDADGKTYLTHRPEYETVAAFGSMCLVDDPETVIKVNELCNRCGFDTISAGATVAFAMECYEKGLITEKDTDGLSLEWGNKDAVIPLIEMMRDRKGIGALLADGVKAAAEKIGQAAEEFAIHVGGQELGMHDPRCWPGFGYGYVLDPTPGRHTTGGVGFIEHGWSDKELAQFGLDDLGSKKYDYNSKGKPLAILNKWFQFFNSAGMCLFTKFGYNHYPLLEAFQAVTGWKDFDLEEALVAGERINTLRHCFNLREGLEPQGFRLPPRAQGIPPLKAGPTAGVTIDMETARRSYYQEMEWDLTTGLPSPRKLETLNLAGLVSDLNLNRSNKVNKER; encoded by the coding sequence ATGTCGATGCCCGGAGGATACATGGGCAAGGTGCTGTTTGTGGACCTCACGAGTAATGCCTATGAAGAAAGAGCATTAACCGAGGACATTTACCGGGAGTTTATTGGCGGTTACGGGCTAGGCGTAAGGGTTCTTTATGAAAGAATGAAAGCCGGGGCTGATCCCCTTGGACCCCAAAACATTCTCGGCTTTGTTGCCGGCACCCTTACCGGAACCAGGTGCCACGGCGCCGGCAGGTTTAATGTGGTGGCCAAATCGCCGCTTACCAACGGCTGGGGAGATTCCAGCTGCGGAGGCAATTTTGGCCCGGTATTAAAAAGCACCGGTTATGACGGGGTCTTTATCACCGGCCGGGCGAAAAAACCCGTTTATTTATGGATAACCGACGGGGCGGTAGAAATACGCGATGCCGGTCATCTGTGGGGCAAAGACAGTTCGGATGCCGAAGACATGATTAAACAAGAGGTGGACTCCGGTGCCGCGGTGGCTTTGATTGGCCAGGCGGGGGAAAACCGGTCGAAAATTGCTGCTATTATGCACGATTACGGCCGGGCGGCAGGAAGGTCAGGGTTGGGTGCGGTGATGGGATCGAAACTGCTCAAGGCTGTTGCGGTAAAAGGGAGCCGGCAGGTCCCTGTGGCGGACGAGTCCGCATACCGGGAGGTTCTGGCCCGCATGGGAGAAGACATTAAAACCAGGACAAGACTGGCCAATAACATCGGAAAACTAGGCACCGTAGGGATATATCTGAAAAACATCGCGATTCAGGATGCCCCCATCCAGAACTGGAAAGGGATCGCGGAGGAAGTTTACCCGCTGGAAAAAGCGAGCAATTTGGGCGGAGATGTTTATTTACAGTACATGAAGAGAAAATACGCCTGCGCCCAGTGCGCGATTGTGTGCGGCGCCATATTGGAAATGAAAGATGCCGATGGAAAGACGTATCTGACGCACCGGCCGGAATACGAGACCGTGGCCGCGTTCGGGAGCATGTGCCTGGTTGATGATCCGGAAACGGTCATCAAAGTCAATGAATTATGCAATCGCTGCGGTTTTGATACGATTTCAGCCGGCGCGACGGTGGCCTTTGCCATGGAATGTTATGAGAAAGGCCTGATAACTGAAAAAGATACGGACGGCCTTTCGCTGGAGTGGGGAAACAAGGACGCTGTCATCCCGTTGATCGAGATGATGCGCGACCGGAAGGGCATTGGCGCGCTTCTGGCCGACGGCGTGAAGGCCGCAGCCGAAAAAATTGGGCAGGCTGCCGAAGAGTTTGCCATTCACGTGGGCGGGCAGGAGCTGGGAATGCACGATCCGCGCTGCTGGCCGGGCTTCGGGTACGGTTATGTTCTGGATCCGACTCCGGGACGCCATACCACCGGCGGCGTCGGGTTCATCGAGCATGGCTGGTCGGATAAGGAATTGGCACAATTCGGCCTGGATGATTTGGGCAGCAAGAAATACGATTACAACTCGAAAGGCAAGCCGCTGGCGATTCTCAATAAATGGTTCCAGTTCTTTAACTCGGCCGGCATGTGCCTGTTCACCAAATTCGGGTATAACCATTACCCGCTGTTGGAGGCCTTCCAGGCGGTTACCGGATGGAAGGATTTTGACCTGGAAGAGGCCCTGGTGGCGGGAGAGAGGATCAACACTTTAAGGCACTGCTTCAATCTGAGGGAGGGTCTTGAACCGCAAGGCTTCAGGCTTCCCCCCAGGGCGCAGGGAATACCGCCGTTGAAGGCCGGGCCAACCGCCGGGGTAACCATCGATATGGAAACCGCCAGAAGGTCCTATTACCAGGAAATGGAGTGGGATTTAACCACGGGCCTGCCTTCGCCGCGGAAACTTGAAACTTTGAATCTGGCGGGGCTGGTGAGCGACCTTAATCTTAATAGGAGTAATAAGGTTAATAAGGAGCGTTAG
- a CDS encoding iron-containing alcohol dehydrogenase, with product MGYQTFSVKGEVTFGSGCLEELPEKIISRNMKKVLITSDPGLVKTGLINRVEDMLTRHGIEYVTFTDIEPDPSYKTVEKGIQIFVNDNFDGIVGIGGGSAMDTAKGIAIVGKSGKKIKDFAGYYLPVDHPVPPVIAVPTTAGTGSEVTRNAVITDEEKYKMVILNDKILPACALLDPQLLATLPASVAAAAGMDALIHAVESYLSLAGSVFSYCMAEKAMELIGPNLRAFVANRADLEAASNMILGSAFAGIALSLALPCQAHALSHPITGYFNIPHGVANAVLFPFVLEFNALADKGKYKKIYSLIKPNAPDIDRFEPGMLVEEIRKLNKDIGLPERFSELGVTQDCIPLLLKDAQRTRIYLFVPRQTTPEDMKRLYSLAIG from the coding sequence ATGGGATATCAGACATTCAGCGTAAAGGGAGAAGTGACGTTCGGGTCAGGCTGTTTAGAGGAGCTGCCGGAAAAAATCATCTCCCGGAATATGAAAAAAGTCCTTATTACTTCCGATCCGGGTCTGGTCAAAACAGGGCTGATCAACAGGGTTGAAGACATGCTGACGCGCCATGGCATTGAATATGTCACATTTACCGATATTGAACCGGACCCGTCCTATAAAACGGTGGAAAAAGGAATTCAAATATTCGTGAATGACAACTTCGATGGTATTGTCGGCATTGGCGGGGGAAGCGCGATGGATACCGCCAAGGGCATAGCCATTGTGGGGAAAAGCGGAAAGAAAATCAAGGACTTTGCCGGGTATTACCTTCCCGTCGACCACCCGGTACCGCCGGTTATTGCCGTTCCCACCACGGCCGGTACCGGCAGTGAAGTTACGCGCAACGCTGTTATTACTGATGAAGAAAAGTACAAGATGGTTATTCTAAACGATAAAATCCTGCCGGCCTGTGCGCTCCTGGACCCGCAGCTGCTGGCGACGCTGCCTGCCTCCGTGGCGGCAGCAGCGGGAATGGACGCTTTGATCCATGCGGTAGAATCATATCTTTCCCTGGCCGGGTCGGTGTTTTCCTACTGTATGGCCGAAAAGGCCATGGAATTGATTGGGCCGAACCTTCGCGCGTTTGTTGCCAACAGGGCTGATCTGGAGGCAGCATCAAACATGATCCTGGGCAGCGCGTTCGCCGGGATAGCCCTTTCTTTGGCTTTGCCGTGTCAAGCCCATGCCCTTTCTCACCCGATAACCGGCTATTTTAATATTCCGCACGGGGTGGCTAATGCCGTGCTTTTCCCGTTCGTACTGGAATTCAATGCCCTGGCGGATAAAGGTAAGTATAAAAAGATATACAGCCTGATTAAACCGAATGCCCCTGATATAGATAGATTCGAACCCGGGATGCTGGTTGAAGAGATAAGGAAGCTGAACAAGGATATCGGCTTGCCTGAACGGTTCTCTGAACTGGGGGTAACGCAGGATTGCATCCCGCTACTCCTGAAAGACGCGCAACGGACAAGGATTTATTTGTTTGTTCCCCGCCAGACCACGCCCGAGGATATGAAACGGCTGTACAGTCTGGCAATTGGTTGA
- a CDS encoding dihydroxy-acid dehydratase: protein MKSKTELRSNFKKGTLAWASRRAHWRAIGLTDEDMEKPKIAIVNSSSSLALCFTHLDAIALRLKEEIRAAGGLAFEIRTAAPSDFITAVGRTGGYIQSTRDLIVNDIEVAVEGAQLDGMICLASCDKTAPGQLMAAARLNIPTLIIACGYQPSGKYRGEHCDIEDVFINAGHYASGKITLEELTEMTETAIQGPGVCPGFGTANSMHCVSEALGMALPGSTPVMANSSNMWKTVRLAGERIVQMVWEDVKPRDILTPEAFANAVMVMLAVSGSINTIKHLQAVAREAKCEVDVYGLFEQYASRIPLLTAVRPNGQHTIEEFEAAGGTRAVMKQLEGFLHKEARTITGQTVGEILREAKVIDETIIYPVDRALSTRPSIVLVRGSLAPVCGIVKLAVVDDRPLKFRGPAVIYESREEAIAGLKRGDVKAGEVLVLRGFGVKGNPGMGLLSSVIFALDGAGLTGEVAVVTDGHVSGLVNKTLLVCEISPEAAEGGPLALVERGDMISIDVKERVVNLEVPEDELASRRARMGAWPTKDDSGWLSIYRRVVRPLSDGAVLVE from the coding sequence ATGAAGTCGAAAACGGAACTGCGCAGCAATTTTAAAAAGGGGACTCTGGCCTGGGCGAGCCGGCGGGCTCATTGGCGGGCCATCGGGCTTACGGATGAGGACATGGAAAAACCGAAAATTGCCATTGTCAATTCTTCGTCCAGCCTGGCCCTGTGCTTTACCCATCTTGACGCGATAGCGCTGAGGCTCAAAGAGGAAATTCGGGCTGCCGGGGGGCTGGCGTTTGAGATTCGCACCGCCGCACCGAGCGATTTTATCACGGCCGTGGGCCGCACCGGCGGCTATATCCAATCGACACGTGATTTGATTGTCAACGATATCGAGGTTGCCGTGGAAGGGGCCCAGCTTGACGGGATGATATGCCTGGCCTCCTGCGACAAAACGGCGCCCGGCCAGCTGATGGCGGCAGCCCGTCTCAACATCCCCACGCTGATCATCGCCTGCGGCTATCAACCCAGCGGAAAGTACCGCGGAGAGCACTGCGACATTGAAGATGTCTTCATCAACGCCGGCCATTATGCCTCCGGCAAGATTACGCTTGAGGAACTGACCGAAATGACCGAAACCGCCATCCAGGGGCCCGGCGTATGTCCGGGGTTCGGGACTGCCAATTCCATGCACTGCGTATCCGAGGCGCTGGGGATGGCCCTGCCGGGCAGCACGCCGGTGATGGCCAACAGCTCAAACATGTGGAAGACGGTGCGCCTGGCGGGGGAAAGAATCGTGCAGATGGTCTGGGAAGACGTAAAGCCCCGCGATATATTGACGCCGGAAGCGTTTGCCAATGCGGTCATGGTTATGCTGGCCGTGAGCGGGTCGATCAACACGATCAAGCATTTGCAGGCGGTGGCCAGGGAAGCGAAGTGCGAGGTAGACGTTTACGGCCTGTTCGAGCAATATGCCAGCCGCATCCCGCTGTTGACTGCAGTGCGGCCCAATGGCCAGCACACGATTGAAGAATTTGAGGCTGCGGGTGGCACAAGAGCGGTGATGAAGCAACTGGAAGGCTTCCTGCACAAGGAGGCCAGGACAATTACCGGGCAGACAGTGGGCGAGATCTTGCGTGAGGCGAAAGTGATTGACGAAACAATAATATACCCGGTGGACCGCGCGCTTTCCACCCGGCCGTCAATCGTACTGGTCCGTGGTTCGCTGGCCCCGGTCTGCGGGATCGTGAAGCTGGCGGTTGTTGATGACAGACCGCTCAAATTCCGCGGCCCGGCCGTTATATACGAATCGCGGGAGGAGGCAATTGCAGGACTGAAGAGAGGCGATGTCAAGGCCGGAGAGGTGCTTGTGCTCAGGGGGTTCGGCGTGAAGGGCAATCCTGGTATGGGGCTGCTTTCCAGCGTCATCTTTGCCCTGGACGGTGCCGGCCTGACCGGGGAGGTGGCGGTGGTGACCGACGGCCATGTGTCGGGACTGGTTAATAAAACGCTGCTGGTTTGTGAAATCAGTCCTGAGGCGGCGGAAGGCGGACCGCTCGCGCTGGTGGAGCGCGGCGACATGATTTCCATTGATGTCAAGGAGCGCGTGGTCAATCTGGAGGTACCGGAAGACGAACTCGCCTCACGCCGGGCCCGCATGGGCGCCTGGCCCACCAAGGATGACAGCGGATGGCTTTCGATATACAGGCGTGTGGTTCGGCCGTTGTCCGACGGCGCCGTGCTGGTGGAATAA
- a CDS encoding FAD-dependent oxidoreductase, whose product MEKGKGLNTATRTVKREGTVPAQELTADICVAGAGIAGVSAALEAARLGRRVILFDCLPALGGQAVNSMIHMFCGLFSNGPNPYQFTHGIADDILRDLGRAGALHYRRGAWTTVMYDVVDLARWIEQEVARAGIVVVLGAVLRGAIVEGRRIQSLELATRYGDLKVIAAGFVDATGDAALAWHAGLPCREPVDGPIYGSHMMVLEGVEYQGLPNKDELSEVMRKKGKAYGLVRAVGQVFPFPPRGTVTVNLTHEETPLEPVAASLKTLEGKAQADRVFQFLKNEFPQNFGQARVRAYALPGIRQTRWIVGRYQLTADDVRSGRRFPDSIARTAWPIEIHDSLEGYYWEQFSEDHVHYVPFGSLTPPGIDNLVAAGRCLDGDVAAHSSVRVMGPCIAMGAAAAHALDLAGSGSVHDIALSELAERVKDNVERTD is encoded by the coding sequence ATGGAAAAAGGGAAGGGATTGAATACCGCCACACGCACCGTAAAAAGAGAAGGCACGGTTCCTGCGCAGGAATTAACCGCCGACATCTGCGTGGCGGGTGCCGGCATTGCCGGGGTGTCGGCTGCGCTTGAAGCCGCGCGCCTCGGGCGCAGGGTGATACTGTTTGACTGTTTGCCGGCCTTGGGCGGTCAGGCCGTGAACTCGATGATCCACATGTTTTGCGGCCTGTTTTCCAACGGTCCCAATCCTTACCAGTTTACCCACGGGATCGCCGACGACATACTGCGCGACCTTGGCCGGGCAGGTGCGCTCCATTACCGGCGCGGAGCCTGGACCACGGTAATGTACGACGTGGTGGACCTGGCGCGCTGGATCGAGCAAGAGGTCGCCAGGGCGGGGATCGTGGTTGTTTTGGGCGCCGTTCTGCGCGGGGCAATTGTTGAAGGGCGAAGGATACAATCTCTTGAACTGGCCACGCGCTACGGCGACTTGAAGGTAATAGCCGCGGGTTTTGTCGATGCCACCGGAGATGCCGCGCTGGCTTGGCATGCCGGGCTCCCCTGCCGCGAGCCGGTGGACGGACCTATTTACGGCAGCCATATGATGGTGCTGGAAGGAGTCGAGTATCAGGGATTACCGAACAAGGACGAGCTGTCCGAAGTAATGCGAAAAAAAGGGAAGGCTTATGGGCTGGTGCGGGCGGTCGGCCAGGTCTTCCCTTTCCCTCCCCGCGGAACGGTAACCGTCAACCTGACCCACGAGGAGACGCCGCTGGAACCGGTTGCAGCCTCTTTAAAGACGCTCGAGGGGAAGGCCCAGGCTGACCGCGTGTTCCAGTTTCTAAAAAATGAGTTTCCGCAAAATTTTGGTCAAGCGCGGGTTCGCGCCTACGCCTTGCCGGGAATCAGGCAAACGCGCTGGATTGTTGGACGGTACCAGCTGACGGCGGATGATGTGCGCTCCGGCAGGCGCTTTCCGGATTCGATCGCGCGGACGGCATGGCCTATTGAAATCCATGACTCGCTGGAAGGATATTACTGGGAGCAGTTTTCCGAGGACCATGTGCATTACGTGCCGTTTGGCAGTTTAACCCCTCCCGGTATAGATAATCTGGTGGCCGCAGGCCGCTGCCTGGACGGCGATGTGGCCGCGCATTCCAGCGTGCGCGTAATGGGACCGTGCATCGCCATGGGTGCGGCGGCAGCCCACGCGCTTGACCTTGCGGGTTCCGGCAGCGTACATGACATCGCCTTGTCTGAACTGGCGGAACGGGTTAAAGACAATGTGGAGCGCACCGATTAA
- a CDS encoding TRAP transporter substrate-binding protein, giving the protein MAMKKNYAIQALVFLVVVALVFAAGCQQKPAADKAPAAGNTAQPQPVTLQLSHSQPPNGISGLSYEYLARTIEEESKGQLKVKVSPAGSLVSDAGALEAIQAGNVDIAHFQVANLTPTMKELTPFEIPGAYPGNKFTDFDKLTTPIVKKIFDKYGVKYLGPIGQDTMVYVSKKKVLKTPADFKGLKIRTAGKWAGEAVKLWGGAPVTVPIGDLPTALQRGTVDAAYTTWIATNTFKLYESAPYITFNNQQETFVGVMMNQKKWNSLTKDQQDAIDRAMEKFKVYSMKLIVDERDKFKKVLSDAKCTAYVLNDAENAAFNSKAAPLMEEVKKIAGSEGAELIDAFNKLK; this is encoded by the coding sequence ATGGCAATGAAAAAAAATTACGCCATCCAGGCACTTGTATTCTTGGTGGTGGTGGCCCTTGTTTTTGCGGCCGGCTGCCAGCAAAAACCGGCCGCTGATAAAGCGCCAGCCGCGGGAAACACGGCTCAACCCCAGCCCGTTACCTTGCAACTCAGTCACAGCCAGCCGCCCAACGGCATCAGCGGCCTCAGTTATGAATATTTGGCGAGGACCATTGAAGAAGAAAGCAAAGGGCAGCTTAAGGTAAAAGTTAGCCCTGCCGGCAGCCTGGTGTCGGATGCGGGCGCGCTCGAAGCGATACAGGCCGGCAACGTGGATATTGCGCACTTCCAGGTGGCCAACCTTACACCCACGATGAAAGAGTTGACGCCTTTTGAAATACCGGGGGCTTATCCTGGCAACAAGTTTACGGATTTTGACAAATTGACCACGCCCATTGTGAAAAAGATTTTCGATAAATACGGGGTTAAGTACCTCGGACCGATCGGGCAAGACACGATGGTGTATGTCTCTAAAAAGAAGGTCCTGAAGACGCCGGCGGACTTCAAGGGATTGAAGATACGGACAGCCGGCAAATGGGCGGGCGAGGCCGTCAAATTGTGGGGAGGAGCCCCGGTCACCGTTCCGATTGGCGATCTGCCGACAGCCCTTCAGCGGGGGACGGTGGACGCGGCGTATACCACTTGGATAGCGACCAACACCTTCAAACTTTATGAATCGGCGCCGTATATCACTTTTAATAACCAGCAGGAGACCTTTGTCGGCGTGATGATGAACCAAAAGAAATGGAACAGCTTGACCAAAGACCAGCAGGACGCCATCGACCGGGCGATGGAGAAATTCAAGGTCTACAGCATGAAGCTCATTGTCGACGAACGCGATAAGTTCAAAAAGGTGCTGAGCGACGCCAAGTGCACCGCGTATGTCCTGAACGATGCCGAGAATGCGGCGTTCAACTCCAAGGCGGCGCCCCTGATGGAAGAAGTCAAGAAGATTGCCGGGTCGGAAGGGGCCGAGTTGATCGATGCGTTTAATAAACTGAAGTGA
- a CDS encoding TRAP transporter large permease subunit: MLTVLAVIIAILLISILIGTPVAFALGFTTIASIVLFMNPSQVSQISRIAYEQGISINQVVVPLFILMAEFLAKGNVAADIFTVLNKYLHKIKGGLAISATLGCSIFAALCGSSPATAAAIGRVSIAQMVARGYRQEFAAGVVAAAGTLGIMIPPSIPFVMYGIITENSIAKLLIAGILPGLMLSAMLCIFIMIRVKLNPKLIEQGLAAAEQKAAAEAANPKIDDISGRTTVYQDFKLIIPPAILILLVLGSLYTGWATPTESAGIGGIGALMIVLLLRRFSKPLLTDVLTATARTSTMILFLVIFGMSLSYAVGYLGLAQDIADLIVGIGINKYVVIVLLYGLWYIMGCLMDPGSMVILTIPFIYPTLIALGFDPIWLGVVSTLCVEIGMITPPVGFNLFIIKSSCDIPMQKVIVGALPFVILLTLALAILTVFPEIATYLPSKM, from the coding sequence TTGTTAACGGTTTTGGCCGTCATAATAGCGATCCTTTTGATTTCAATTCTTATTGGCACACCGGTCGCCTTTGCTCTGGGTTTCACCACCATCGCCTCCATCGTACTCTTCATGAATCCGTCTCAGGTCTCACAAATAAGCCGTATCGCTTATGAGCAAGGGATAAGCATTAACCAGGTGGTGGTGCCGCTGTTTATTCTGATGGCCGAATTCCTGGCTAAGGGGAACGTTGCGGCAGATATCTTTACGGTCTTAAACAAATATCTCCACAAGATCAAAGGCGGCTTGGCCATTAGTGCCACGCTAGGGTGCAGCATTTTCGCCGCCCTCTGCGGATCAAGCCCTGCCACGGCGGCGGCCATCGGCCGGGTATCCATCGCGCAGATGGTCGCACGGGGATACAGGCAGGAGTTCGCGGCAGGGGTGGTGGCTGCTGCCGGCACGTTGGGGATTATGATTCCTCCCAGTATCCCCTTTGTCATGTATGGCATCATTACCGAGAATTCCATTGCCAAGCTGCTGATCGCGGGGATTTTGCCTGGTCTCATGTTAAGCGCCATGCTGTGCATCTTCATAATGATCAGGGTTAAATTGAACCCCAAGCTGATCGAACAAGGATTGGCAGCAGCAGAACAGAAGGCGGCTGCGGAGGCGGCCAACCCCAAAATCGACGATATCTCCGGCCGCACCACTGTTTACCAGGATTTTAAACTGATCATACCTCCCGCAATTTTGATACTTCTGGTGTTGGGTTCCTTGTATACAGGCTGGGCTACCCCCACGGAATCAGCCGGAATTGGCGGCATAGGAGCCTTGATGATCGTTTTGCTGTTAAGAAGATTCTCCAAACCGCTTCTGACGGATGTGCTTACAGCCACAGCCCGCACAAGCACAATGATTCTGTTTTTGGTGATTTTTGGGATGTCGCTGAGCTATGCCGTCGGCTACCTTGGCCTGGCCCAGGACATCGCAGATTTGATTGTGGGGATTGGAATCAACAAATATGTGGTTATCGTCTTGTTGTACGGCTTGTGGTACATTATGGGATGCTTGATGGATCCGGGCAGCATGGTCATTTTAACCATACCGTTCATTTATCCCACCCTCATAGCTCTGGGGTTTGATCCCATTTGGCTGGGAGTAGTTTCCACCTTGTGCGTGGAAATCGGCATGATCACTCCGCCGGTCGGTTTTAACCTCTTCATTATCAAGTCGTCATGTGACATACCGATGCAAAAAGTGATCGTCGGCGCCTTGCCTTTCGTTATACTGCTCACTTTGGCCTTGGCCATTCTGACGGTTTTCCCGGAGATAGCAACCTATTTGCCCTCGAAGATGTAA
- a CDS encoding TRAP transporter small permease subunit: MRYPDLLAHFNKAMGILSGALILIIGLLSVMEVIMRGVFSSPTFWSMDVSRYVLIWAIFLGTSYSYQEKGHVAVDFIRDAIGRRWSRAAKWALSLVGHLLSLLVIAVLLWTSIEMSIVAVELKRLTIANVQVPIIFLYSAIVVGSAILLLTVGFAIIDLFGGGEKYQ, from the coding sequence ATGAGGTATCCGGATTTATTGGCTCATTTTAACAAGGCGATGGGAATCCTGTCCGGGGCGCTGATTTTAATTATCGGACTGCTGTCCGTAATGGAAGTTATCATGCGGGGCGTTTTCTCCAGCCCGACATTCTGGAGCATGGACGTTTCCCGGTACGTTTTGATTTGGGCCATTTTTTTGGGCACATCTTATTCTTATCAAGAAAAGGGCCATGTAGCGGTGGACTTTATCCGGGACGCAATTGGGAGACGCTGGAGCAGGGCGGCAAAGTGGGCGCTGTCGCTGGTGGGTCATTTGCTTTCCCTGTTGGTGATCGCCGTTCTGCTATGGACTAGTATTGAAATGAGCATAGTGGCGGTGGAACTGAAGAGACTAACCATCGCCAATGTGCAAGTGCCCATCATATTCTTATATTCAGCCATAGTCGTCGGGTCGGCGATACTGCTGTTGACGGTTGGTTTTGCCATCATTGATTTGTTTGGCGGGGGAGAAAAGTATCAATAA
- the grdA gene encoding glycine/sarcosine/betaine reductase complex selenoprotein A, which produces MELKGKKMFVLGERDGVQALAIAECLKAAGAEVVYMDTQCFVUTAAGAMDQLVQEELKKAAEKYGNEDLMVILGCPDPDSADIYAETVIAGDPTYAGPLAGVALRLPVYHILEDEIKEAIPQDVYQEHVGLMELSLDKEGICRVLREAREKY; this is translated from the coding sequence ATGGAACTGAAAGGGAAAAAGATGTTTGTGTTGGGAGAAAGGGATGGCGTCCAGGCGCTGGCCATAGCCGAGTGTCTTAAAGCGGCCGGTGCCGAAGTCGTTTATATGGATACCCAGTGCTTTGTCTGAACTGCTGCCGGCGCGATGGACCAGTTGGTCCAGGAAGAACTGAAGAAGGCGGCTGAGAAGTACGGAAACGAGGATTTGATGGTGATACTGGGCTGTCCAGACCCTGACAGCGCGGACATTTATGCCGAAACCGTAATTGCCGGGGACCCGACTTATGCCGGGCCGCTGGCGGGGGTAGCCCTGCGCTTGCCGGTGTACCACATTTTGGAAGATGAGATAAAAGAAGCAATCCCTCAGGACGTTTACCAGGAGCATGTGGGATTGATGGAGCTGTCGTTGGACAAGGAAGGCATCTGCAGGGTGCTGCGCGAGGCGAGAGAAAAGTACTAA